Proteins encoded within one genomic window of Halodesulfurarchaeum formicicum:
- a CDS encoding class I SAM-dependent methyltransferase, whose product MKTAPFREYTDEYEAWFETFEAAYQSEVAALEALWEPSARSLEVGVGTGQFAAPLAVSYGIEPAPEMLEHAIDRGIACLRGVGEQLPIASDSMRSVLMVTTVCFFEDLPAALAEAKRVLTDGGQLLLGFIDRESKVGKQYQAIKDESPFYRNATFYTTDELLSALQTAGFDHFETRQTIFDLPDQLDGPDPVREGTGEGSFVALSARA is encoded by the coding sequence ATGAAGACTGCCCCGTTTCGCGAATACACAGATGAGTACGAGGCCTGGTTCGAGACCTTCGAAGCGGCCTACCAGTCCGAGGTGGCTGCCCTCGAGGCGCTCTGGGAGCCCAGTGCCCGGTCCCTGGAGGTCGGGGTTGGGACTGGTCAATTTGCGGCCCCGCTAGCTGTATCGTACGGTATCGAGCCAGCTCCCGAGATGCTCGAACACGCCATCGATCGGGGGATCGCCTGTCTGCGTGGCGTTGGCGAACAGCTCCCGATTGCCAGTGATAGCATGCGGTCAGTACTCATGGTGACGACCGTGTGTTTCTTCGAGGACCTCCCCGCCGCGTTGGCGGAGGCAAAACGGGTGCTCACCGACGGTGGACAGTTGCTCCTCGGATTCATCGACCGGGAAAGCAAGGTCGGCAAGCAATATCAGGCGATCAAAGACGAGAGTCCGTTCTACCGCAACGCGACCTTTTACACCACCGACGAACTCTTATCGGCACTCCAGACCGCCGGCTTCGATCACTTCGAGACTCGACAGACGATCTTCGACCTGCCGGATCAACTGGACGGGCCTGATCCCGTTCGTGAAGGAACTGGCGAGGGCTCCTTCGTCGCGCTCAGCGCCAGAGCTTGA
- a CDS encoding class I SAM-dependent methyltransferase, translated as MSQEELLGAIGDGDTVIDIGSGTGFFTDDMAIRAEKVYAVDFQEGMHEFYREKGVPKNVELVLSRAAQIEIEHADVIVSILSLHEIDLEKALATFQKVLGPDGRLIVIDWSQNAETDDIPPREKLYTAASAAEAVSEFFEVLEAEERYNTFKLVAKAKQQ; from the coding sequence GTGTCCCAGGAGGAGCTTTTGGGCGCTATCGGCGACGGGGATACAGTGATCGACATTGGCTCAGGGACTGGCTTTTTCACGGACGACATGGCGATTCGAGCCGAGAAAGTCTACGCCGTCGACTTCCAGGAGGGGATGCACGAGTTCTACCGGGAGAAGGGCGTGCCGAAGAACGTCGAACTCGTCCTCTCGCGGGCCGCCCAAATCGAAATCGAGCACGCCGATGTGATCGTCTCGATTCTCTCCCTGCACGAGATCGACCTCGAAAAGGCACTCGCCACGTTCCAGAAGGTGCTCGGTCCAGACGGGCGGCTTATCGTCATCGACTGGAGTCAGAACGCCGAGACAGATGACATCCCACCACGGGAAAAGCTTTACACGGCAGCGAGTGCCGCCGAGGCAGTCTCGGAGTTCTTTGAGGTCCTCGAGGCCGAAGAACGATACAACACGTTCAAACTCGTGGCGAAAGCCAAACAGCAGTAA
- a CDS encoding SAM-dependent methyltransferase: protein MFDIEPIGTVHTPIETSREAPSQGLKDEIEGTIEIDPAYEQALQGIEAGDEIVVVWFADEADRSLLELDKVPGRGVFNSRSPARPNPIVITPCTVTEVSGTEIGVRGVDMIDGSPVLDLKSTLHRDLNQA, encoded by the coding sequence ATGTTCGATATCGAGCCGATCGGCACCGTTCACACGCCGATCGAAACCTCACGGGAGGCGCCGAGCCAGGGATTGAAAGACGAGATCGAGGGGACTATCGAGATCGATCCGGCGTACGAACAGGCGCTGCAGGGAATCGAGGCCGGGGACGAAATCGTTGTCGTGTGGTTCGCCGACGAGGCGGATCGATCGCTGCTCGAACTCGACAAGGTTCCGGGCCGAGGGGTGTTCAACTCCCGATCTCCCGCCCGCCCCAACCCCATCGTCATTACGCCCTGTACGGTGACCGAGGTATCAGGAACCGAAATCGGGGTTCGTGGGGTCGACATGATCGACGGATCTCCCGTGCTGGATCTCAAATCGACGCTCCATCGGGACCTCAATCAGGCCTAA
- a CDS encoding cryptochrome/photolyase family protein: MTDSGPTLFWHRRDLRTVDNRGLDAASEHGQVIPVAVVDPAVKAYAGSARSGFYYASLASLQQTYRALGTDLEIRQGDPRTVLPELAAETDAERLVWNRDYSKLAKTRDEAVRGRLPEAVSALEISDMTLHEPGSILTSAGDHYSVFSYYYKKWIDRAAPAPAPQPSPDVFVNRQAPDIGEIQASPADNLPLPAGRQAARDRMTAFLDGPIYDYADTRDRPAAAGTSRLSQDLAFGLLGIRELRSAVDEADTAAPTETAMDSVEEYRRQLAWRDFYIQVLDAHPETVSENFKDFEHPIEWRADPEAFRAWTQGKTGYPIVDAGMRQLQAESFMHNRLRMIVASFLTKDLQLDWREGYAWFREQLLDHETANDVGGWQWAASTGTDAQPYFRIFNPMTQGKRHDPDAEYIKTYIPELQGVAPEAIHSWPDLDQDRREELAPDYPDPIVDHAERREETIEMFERARGG, from the coding sequence ATGACCGACTCGGGACCCACACTGTTCTGGCATCGTCGCGATCTCCGCACAGTCGACAATCGTGGCCTGGACGCTGCGAGTGAACACGGACAGGTGATTCCTGTCGCTGTCGTCGATCCTGCAGTGAAAGCGTATGCGGGCTCCGCCCGCAGTGGGTTCTATTACGCATCACTCGCGTCGTTACAGCAAACCTATCGCGCGCTCGGGACTGATCTGGAAATCCGTCAGGGAGATCCACGGACTGTGCTCCCCGAATTGGCGGCGGAGACGGATGCCGAACGGCTCGTCTGGAACAGGGATTACTCCAAATTGGCGAAAACGCGCGACGAGGCCGTTCGCGGTCGCCTTCCCGAGGCGGTGTCGGCCCTCGAAATTTCGGACATGACCCTTCACGAACCCGGTTCGATCCTGACCTCGGCTGGGGATCACTACTCGGTGTTCTCCTACTACTACAAGAAGTGGATCGATCGGGCCGCCCCCGCCCCCGCTCCCCAACCGTCTCCGGACGTGTTCGTCAACCGACAGGCACCTGATATCGGCGAGATACAGGCGTCGCCCGCCGACAATCTCCCACTCCCGGCCGGTCGACAGGCTGCACGGGATCGAATGACCGCGTTCCTGGATGGCCCGATCTACGACTATGCCGACACCCGGGATCGGCCGGCCGCAGCCGGGACCTCGCGACTCTCTCAGGATCTGGCGTTCGGCTTGCTCGGGATTCGGGAACTTCGGAGCGCCGTCGACGAGGCGGACACCGCGGCACCCACCGAGACAGCGATGGATTCTGTCGAGGAGTATCGCCGTCAGCTTGCCTGGCGGGATTTCTACATCCAGGTACTCGACGCCCATCCCGAGACCGTTTCGGAGAACTTCAAGGACTTCGAGCACCCGATCGAGTGGCGGGCTGACCCGGAGGCGTTTCGAGCCTGGACCCAGGGCAAAACCGGCTATCCGATCGTCGACGCCGGCATGCGCCAGTTACAAGCCGAATCGTTCATGCATAACCGGTTGCGAATGATCGTCGCCTCGTTTCTGACCAAGGATCTGCAACTCGACTGGCGAGAAGGGTATGCCTGGTTCCGCGAGCAACTCCTGGATCACGAGACCGCAAACGACGTCGGGGGGTGGCAGTGGGCGGCCTCAACCGGGACCGACGCCCAGCCGTACTTCCGAATCTTCAATCCGATGACCCAGGGCAAGCGTCACGACCCCGATGCCGAGTACATCAAAACCTACATCCCGGAGCTCCAGGGTGTCGCTCCCGAGGCCATCCATTCGTGGCCGGACCTCGACCAGGACAGACGCGAGGAGTTGGCCCCTGACTACCCCGATCCGATCGTGGACCACGCCGAGCGCCGCGAGGAGACGATCGAGATGTTCGAACGGGCCCGGGGCGGGTAA
- a CDS encoding helix-turn-helix domain-containing protein has product MVEALNRHLERDLECETLLECLYDLNELDRRCFHVLSSADDPLTVDELADTVDRERSTVYRSVQRLLQFGLVQKEQVNYDRGGYYHVYRITDPEEIADEMQAKLNDWYAQIGYLIGRFREKYGEGSDDTASPPPVT; this is encoded by the coding sequence ATGGTTGAGGCGCTGAATCGTCATCTGGAGCGGGACCTCGAGTGTGAAACCCTCCTCGAGTGTCTCTACGATCTGAACGAACTGGATCGGCGCTGTTTCCATGTCCTCTCCAGTGCCGATGACCCGCTCACCGTCGACGAACTGGCCGATACAGTCGACCGTGAGCGATCGACCGTCTATCGGTCCGTCCAGCGCCTGCTGCAGTTCGGACTGGTTCAGAAAGAACAGGTAAACTACGACCGCGGCGGGTACTATCACGTCTACCGGATTACTGATCCCGAGGAAATCGCTGACGAGATGCAGGCCAAACTGAACGACTGGTACGCCCAGATCGGCTATCTCATCGGACGGTTCCGCGAGAAGTACGGAGAGGGATCGGACGACACCGCTTCACCCCCACCCGTGACGTAA
- the trxA gene encoding thioredoxin, translating into MSESSDKLESIREQKRAEIKSEMGENTDHTGATGDSPDEPIHIRSPDHFSEVLESHDVVLTDFHAEWCGPCKMLAPIVEELAAETDATMAKVDVDELQSLAQQHRVQGVPTMILFADGEVAERIVGVREKSDIRRLLEREGAA; encoded by the coding sequence ATGAGCGAGTCATCGGACAAACTCGAGTCGATACGCGAACAGAAACGTGCGGAGATCAAATCGGAAATGGGTGAAAACACCGACCATACGGGTGCCACTGGGGACTCTCCCGACGAGCCGATCCACATCCGTTCGCCGGATCACTTCAGTGAGGTACTCGAGTCTCACGACGTCGTGCTCACGGACTTCCACGCGGAATGGTGTGGACCGTGCAAGATGCTGGCTCCGATCGTCGAAGAACTCGCAGCCGAAACTGACGCCACGATGGCAAAAGTCGACGTCGACGAACTACAGTCACTCGCCCAGCAACATCGCGTACAGGGCGTGCCAACGATGATCCTCTTCGCCGACGGCGAGGTCGCCGAACGAATCGTCGGCGTCCGGGAGAAAAGTGACATTCGCCGGCTGCTCGAACGGGAAGGCGCGGCCTGA
- a CDS encoding peroxiredoxin, with protein sequence MAEDTESDTPRLSLIGDRFPDMTVETTHGTKRLPDDYEDEWFVLFSHPGDFTPVCTTEFAAFEQRREEFEDLNANLIGLSVDRIHSHIKWTDWIEEELDIDIGFPIIADETGTVGTELGMIHPGDGTSTVRAVFLVDPEGVIRQILYYPKEIGRNIDEIIRSLEALQFSDAEGVATPADWPENDLFGDKVLLPPPGTDEDAAARLEEAAEKGYDAKDWWFTLRDR encoded by the coding sequence ATGGCAGAAGACACCGAATCCGACACGCCACGGCTTTCCCTGATCGGGGACCGATTCCCCGACATGACGGTCGAAACGACCCACGGGACCAAGCGACTTCCCGATGACTACGAGGACGAGTGGTTCGTCCTGTTCAGTCACCCAGGGGACTTTACCCCAGTCTGCACGACCGAGTTCGCCGCGTTCGAACAGCGCCGCGAGGAGTTCGAGGACCTCAACGCGAATCTCATCGGTCTCTCGGTCGATCGGATCCACTCTCATATCAAGTGGACCGACTGGATCGAGGAGGAGCTCGACATCGACATCGGCTTCCCGATCATCGCGGACGAGACCGGGACGGTCGGCACCGAACTGGGTATGATTCATCCCGGCGACGGGACCAGCACGGTTCGGGCCGTGTTCCTCGTCGACCCCGAGGGAGTCATCCGTCAGATCCTCTACTACCCCAAGGAAATCGGCCGCAACATCGACGAGATCATCCGCTCGCTCGAAGCACTGCAGTTCAGCGACGCCGAAGGCGTCGCTACGCCCGCCGACTGGCCCGAGAACGACCTCTTCGGTGACAAGGTCCTTCTGCCGCCGCCCGGAACTGACGAGGACGCTGCGGCCCGCCTGGAGGAAGCAGCCGAGAAGGGGTACGACGCGAAAGACTGGTGGTTCACCCTTCGCGACCGATAG
- a CDS encoding FAD-dependent oxidoreductase: protein MTDPFVVVGGDAAGMSAASKARREAPDREIVVFERGEWVSYGACGLPYYVKGEIDSLDELVSVTPTEFREERNIDLRTNHEVTAIEPENQVVIVDGPDGVIEQPYGELLIATGASAIVPPIDGIDLAGVYTLHDMEHGEAIKNRLDSDDSIDRVGIVGGGYVGIEMAEAFHAHGLDVHLFEMLPHVLAPFGETVGKRVAEHLREQTVSVHLDTTVEGFKGAESVTAVQTPDSTVPVDMVLVGAGVAPNTALADSAGIEIGERGAIATDEYGRTSTADVYAAGDCAEMTHTVTGEPTHVPLALTANRAGRAVGQTVAGDPTPVGDIAGTASVKAFDLQAARTGLLDETRAAEAGFDLVSRTITTRSRAGYYPGGSPIDVTLTADRSTGRVLGASMVGEEGVPKRIDTVATALHAGMTVEELESLDLSYAPPFGPTWDPVLTAGKVLSGAIEH from the coding sequence ATGACTGATCCATTCGTCGTCGTCGGTGGGGACGCTGCCGGAATGAGTGCCGCCAGCAAGGCGAGACGGGAGGCCCCAGACCGGGAGATCGTCGTCTTCGAACGTGGCGAGTGGGTCTCGTATGGCGCCTGTGGGCTCCCCTATTACGTCAAGGGCGAGATCGATTCACTCGACGAGTTGGTCTCGGTGACCCCCACGGAATTCCGGGAGGAGCGAAACATCGACCTGCGAACCAACCACGAGGTAACCGCGATCGAGCCCGAGAACCAGGTCGTAATCGTCGATGGGCCGGACGGCGTCATCGAGCAGCCCTATGGCGAGTTACTGATCGCGACCGGAGCCAGTGCGATCGTCCCCCCAATCGATGGGATCGATCTGGCCGGAGTCTATACGTTGCATGACATGGAGCACGGAGAAGCGATCAAAAACCGACTCGATTCCGACGACAGCATCGATCGGGTCGGGATCGTCGGTGGGGGGTACGTCGGCATCGAGATGGCAGAGGCCTTCCACGCCCACGGCCTCGATGTCCACCTCTTCGAGATGTTGCCACACGTCCTGGCCCCGTTTGGTGAAACTGTGGGGAAGCGAGTGGCTGAACACCTCCGGGAGCAAACCGTCTCGGTTCACCTCGATACGACCGTCGAGGGATTTAAAGGGGCGGAATCTGTCACGGCGGTCCAGACACCGGACAGCACAGTACCGGTAGATATGGTTCTGGTTGGTGCTGGTGTGGCCCCCAATACCGCGCTGGCCGACTCGGCCGGGATCGAAATCGGCGAGCGTGGAGCCATTGCAACCGACGAGTACGGGCGCACCTCGACGGCGGACGTCTACGCAGCCGGTGATTGTGCGGAGATGACACACACGGTGACGGGCGAACCGACACATGTTCCACTCGCCCTGACGGCAAATCGGGCTGGCCGAGCCGTGGGCCAGACGGTAGCGGGCGATCCAACACCCGTCGGGGACATTGCTGGAACGGCGTCGGTCAAAGCTTTCGACCTGCAGGCAGCCCGGACAGGGCTGTTAGACGAGACGCGAGCGGCGGAAGCCGGGTTCGACTTGGTCTCCCGGACGATCACCACACGGTCCCGGGCCGGATATTACCCCGGCGGGTCCCCGATCGACGTGACGCTTACAGCGGATCGTTCGACGGGGCGTGTTCTCGGCGCGAGTATGGTGGGGGAGGAAGGAGTTCCAAAGCGTATCGACACCGTCGCGACTGCCCTGCACGCGGGCATGACCGTCGAGGAACTGGAGTCACTCGATCTTTCATACGCGCCGCCGTTCGGGCCGACCTGGGACCCCGTCCTTACGGCTGGGAAGGTTCTCTCGGGAGCGATCGAGCACTGA
- the sod gene encoding superoxide dismutase translates to MSERSHPELPELPYDYDALEPHISEQVLEWHHDTHHQGYVNGLDSAEEALAEARETGETHGTQAALRSVSHNGSGHYLHTMFWDNMSPNGGGEPEGALRERIEEDFGSYEAWRQEFEEAAGYSAGGWALLVYDPVAKQLRNLAVQKHNDGALWGAHPILALDVWEHSYYFDYGPARGEFVDAFFEVIDWDDVAENFEKVSSRVE, encoded by the coding sequence ATGAGCGAGCGTTCGCACCCCGAACTGCCGGAGTTGCCTTACGACTATGATGCCCTCGAACCACATATCTCCGAACAGGTACTCGAGTGGCACCACGATACCCACCATCAGGGCTATGTCAACGGCCTGGACAGCGCCGAGGAGGCCCTGGCCGAGGCCCGCGAAACTGGAGAGACCCACGGCACGCAGGCGGCCCTCCGATCGGTGAGCCACAACGGCTCGGGCCACTATCTCCACACCATGTTCTGGGACAACATGTCTCCGAACGGCGGTGGAGAGCCCGAGGGCGCACTGCGAGAGCGTATCGAGGAGGACTTCGGCTCGTATGAGGCCTGGCGACAGGAATTCGAAGAAGCAGCCGGGTATTCAGCCGGTGGCTGGGCGCTACTGGTCTATGATCCAGTCGCAAAACAGCTCCGCAACCTGGCCGTCCAGAAGCACAACGACGGTGCGCTATGGGGCGCACACCCCATCCTGGCCCTCGACGTGTGGGAGCACTCCTACTACTTCGACTACGGCCCCGCCCGCGGCGAGTTCGTCGATGCCTTCTTCGAAGTAATCGACTGGGACGACGTCGCCGAGAACTTCGAGAAGGTCAGCTCCCGGGTCGAGTAA
- a CDS encoding prenyltransferase — protein sequence MARPYFLLGTIPLYLVGALGAARDPRALAVVPFFIGLAVVLSIQLQTHFYNEYHDRETDRTAASSLLTGGSGALVKYDLYDEFALWLGRAAVLLALGLTGVLAMVAFRPLLLGVVFLAIALGWAYSSPPARFVARGLGELTVVVLAGVLVPLFGFLLQGGTATQDILPILGTLVPLTFGMNIATTLPDIDGDRRTGKRTLAVRLGARRVVDIGFVAFLLGCAVGVWTLEQLLPGAGMIGLAVAAVICLVGVSPVAGARSGDQQAASRMAVIVTAAYGTIVSGLSLVIVAGAWAISLPW from the coding sequence ATGGCTCGCCCGTATTTTCTGCTCGGGACGATCCCACTCTATCTCGTCGGTGCATTGGGGGCTGCCCGGGACCCACGGGCACTAGCCGTCGTCCCGTTTTTCATCGGGCTGGCGGTCGTCTTGTCGATCCAATTGCAGACTCACTTTTACAACGAGTACCACGACCGCGAGACCGATCGGACCGCGGCTTCCTCTCTGCTCACAGGCGGCAGTGGAGCCCTCGTAAAATACGATCTCTACGACGAGTTCGCGCTGTGGCTGGGCCGTGCCGCCGTCTTGCTAGCTCTTGGGTTGACTGGTGTGCTTGCCATGGTTGCGTTCAGACCCCTGCTACTTGGTGTCGTCTTTCTCGCCATCGCTTTGGGGTGGGCCTACTCTTCGCCACCAGCCAGATTCGTCGCCAGAGGGCTCGGGGAACTGACAGTCGTCGTTCTGGCCGGGGTTCTGGTCCCGCTGTTCGGATTCCTGCTCCAGGGCGGGACTGCCACGCAGGACATCCTGCCCATTCTCGGGACCCTCGTCCCGCTTACCTTCGGGATGAACATCGCGACGACGCTACCGGATATCGACGGTGATCGCCGGACCGGTAAACGGACCCTGGCGGTCCGACTGGGTGCCCGGCGCGTCGTGGACATCGGGTTCGTGGCGTTTCTCCTGGGGTGTGCCGTTGGCGTGTGGACACTAGAGCAGCTCCTCCCGGGTGCCGGCATGATCGGGCTCGCCGTCGCGGCTGTCATCTGTCTCGTCGGCGTGAGTCCTGTTGCTGGGGCCCGATCTGGAGACCAACAGGCGGCATCGCGAATGGCCGTGATCGTCACCGCTGCATACGGAACAATAGTCAGCGGGCTCAGTCTCGTCATCGTGGCGGGGGCGTGGGCGATTTCACTCCCCTGGTGA
- a CDS encoding NADP-dependent oxidoreductase, with protein MSHSNREWVFAQRPSGEPDMDSFELREGEVPEPRSGELLVRVHYLSVDPYMRGRMRDTESYAEPWNIGDPMEGAVVGEVTESNSNAYDEGDLVTGMGTWADYSVLDADSVTPVDPSVADLPAYLGVLGMPGRTAYFGLLEVGEPKPGDTVVVSGAAGAVGSVVGQIANLNGCHTVGFAGSDEKVEWLTEDLGFDAAINYKAVDDYGAALDEAAPQGVDVYFDNVGGPITDAVFTKLNLDARVAVCGQIAHYNDEGVPTGPRKLPQLIPVRAKVQGLLVHDYISRFETADEQLGKWVASGEIKHRESVVEGLENAPNAFLGLFSGENIGKQVVAVSGPVDR; from the coding sequence ATGTCTCACTCGAACCGCGAATGGGTGTTTGCTCAGCGGCCGTCTGGCGAACCTGACATGGACAGCTTCGAACTCCGAGAGGGCGAGGTGCCGGAGCCACGATCCGGCGAACTCCTCGTCCGCGTTCACTATCTCTCCGTCGACCCCTACATGCGGGGGCGAATGCGGGACACCGAGTCGTATGCTGAACCCTGGAACATTGGCGACCCGATGGAGGGGGCCGTTGTTGGCGAAGTCACCGAAAGTAACAGTAATGCATACGACGAGGGGGACCTCGTGACTGGCATGGGAACCTGGGCGGACTACAGCGTTCTCGACGCCGACAGTGTCACTCCAGTCGATCCATCGGTCGCAGATCTGCCGGCCTACCTCGGGGTCCTCGGCATGCCTGGTCGGACCGCGTACTTCGGGCTCCTCGAAGTCGGTGAGCCCAAGCCTGGTGATACCGTTGTCGTCTCCGGGGCCGCTGGCGCGGTTGGGTCTGTCGTCGGCCAAATCGCGAACTTGAACGGGTGTCACACCGTTGGCTTTGCGGGTTCCGACGAGAAAGTCGAGTGGCTCACCGAGGACCTCGGTTTCGACGCTGCAATCAATTACAAGGCGGTCGATGATTACGGTGCAGCACTCGACGAGGCCGCCCCGCAGGGGGTCGATGTCTACTTCGACAACGTCGGCGGGCCGATTACGGACGCGGTATTCACGAAACTGAATCTCGATGCTCGTGTTGCGGTCTGCGGACAAATCGCTCACTACAACGATGAGGGTGTGCCGACTGGTCCGCGGAAACTTCCGCAACTTATCCCCGTGCGCGCGAAAGTCCAAGGGTTGCTCGTGCACGATTACATAAGTCGGTTCGAAACGGCCGACGAGCAACTCGGTAAGTGGGTCGCGTCCGGCGAAATCAAGCACCGTGAAAGTGTCGTTGAGGGGCTCGAAAACGCACCAAACGCGTTCCTCGGCCTTTTCTCCGGGGAAAACATCGGGAAACAGGTCGTCGCGGTTTCCGGACCTGTGGACCGTTGA
- a CDS encoding DUF5827 family protein: protein MPVPKAEFETIHPATFYEPADLLEPDQMYTVYEIARLLQELDPDAEIDQETEAILLDWAIPWIMVHADDLVVAEPRADDEPGYYGLATE, encoded by the coding sequence ATGCCGGTGCCCAAAGCCGAGTTCGAGACGATTCATCCCGCGACGTTCTACGAACCTGCCGATCTACTGGAGCCAGACCAGATGTACACGGTCTACGAAATTGCTCGGCTCCTGCAGGAACTCGACCCGGATGCGGAGATCGACCAGGAGACCGAGGCGATCCTCCTGGACTGGGCGATCCCGTGGATCATGGTCCATGCGGACGATCTGGTCGTCGCCGAACCCCGTGCTGACGACGAGCCGGGTTACTACGGGCTCGCAACAGAGTGA
- a CDS encoding NAD(P)-dependent alcohol dehydrogenase translates to MRAFVMAEIGETDIIEKERPEPGPMDAILKPTKGLICTSDTHTVHGAIGEREDLTLGHEIVGVVDEVGGEVTDFEPGDRVVVGAITPDWNSEAAQAGHPSQSNQALGGWKFANVKDGTFAEYVHVNDADGNLAHIPDGVTDHEAAYTTDMMSTGFRGAENADIPMGGTVAVFAQGPVGLMATKGAVLQGAGEIIAVETVPERQELAREYGADHVVDFADEDAVEAIMELTDGKGVDSAIEALGADQTFQDAIKVTKPGGTVSNVGYHGDGEFRHVPREEWGVGMAEISIVTDLCPGGRLRLKRLLRLLDQGVVDPTKMTTHEFDFEDIEEAFWLMDGKEDNVIKPLVNFE, encoded by the coding sequence ATGAGAGCATTTGTCATGGCAGAGATCGGGGAGACAGACATCATCGAAAAAGAGCGTCCGGAACCGGGACCGATGGACGCGATTTTGAAGCCGACCAAGGGGCTGATCTGCACGTCAGACACCCATACAGTTCATGGTGCGATCGGCGAGCGCGAAGACCTCACGCTCGGTCACGAGATCGTCGGCGTGGTCGACGAAGTCGGCGGGGAAGTCACGGATTTCGAACCGGGGGATCGGGTCGTTGTGGGTGCGATCACACCCGACTGGAACTCGGAGGCCGCGCAAGCCGGACACCCATCCCAGTCAAACCAAGCACTCGGCGGGTGGAAGTTCGCTAACGTCAAGGACGGCACGTTCGCGGAGTACGTGCATGTCAACGACGCCGATGGGAACCTCGCGCACATTCCCGACGGCGTCACGGATCACGAGGCTGCTTACACGACGGACATGATGTCCACTGGATTCAGAGGGGCTGAAAACGCCGACATTCCGATGGGTGGCACGGTCGCCGTCTTCGCGCAGGGTCCAGTCGGCCTCATGGCTACGAAAGGGGCTGTACTCCAGGGCGCGGGCGAGATCATCGCCGTCGAAACCGTTCCGGAGCGCCAAGAACTGGCACGCGAGTATGGGGCCGACCACGTCGTCGACTTCGCAGACGAGGATGCGGTCGAGGCCATCATGGAATTAACCGATGGCAAAGGCGTCGACTCGGCCATCGAGGCTCTTGGGGCCGACCAAACCTTCCAGGACGCCATCAAGGTCACGAAGCCTGGAGGCACCGTCTCGAACGTCGGCTACCACGGCGACGGGGAGTTCCGCCACGTCCCGCGTGAGGAGTGGGGCGTCGGCATGGCCGAGATCTCGATCGTTACCGACCTCTGTCCCGGTGGTCGCCTCCGCCTCAAGCGCCTGCTCCGACTTCTCGATCAGGGCGTCGTCGATCCCACCAAGATGACGACCCACGAGTTCGACTTCGAGGATATCGAGGAGGCGTTCTGGCTCATGGACGGGAAAGAGGACAACGTCATCAAACCACTCGTCAACTTCGAGTGA